One window of the Fusobacterium animalis 7_1 genome contains the following:
- a CDS encoding type II toxin-antitoxin system RelB/DinJ family antitoxin, which yields MATLTINTDEKTAENFYVFCEELGLDMSTAINLFIRTCLREKRIPFELSLLNKKSSKNLENTPPSIEELMENLDV from the coding sequence ATGGCTACATTAACAATTAATACAGATGAAAAAACAGCTGAAAATTTTTATGTTTTTTGTGAAGAACTTGGCTTGGATATGTCAACTGCTATAAATTTATTTATTAGGACTTGTTTAAGAGAAAAAAGAATTCCTTTTGAACTTAGTTTATTAAATAAAAAAAGTTCCAAAAATTTAGAGAATACACCCCCTTCAATAGAAGAATTAATGGAAAATTTAGATGTTTAA
- a CDS encoding spore photoproduct lyase family protein: MLYIVTALYIEAKPLISLFNLKKDNTYTKFQVFSNKNIKLIISGTGKIKSATALTYLISNKDIKENDYIINIGFIASSNNNSQLGDIVYISKIQNAYSDTTFYPEMIYKHNFLEGSLTTFDKIIENKIENVEYIDMEAYGFFQTASIFFKKDKIIVLKIVSDILKENIEDRILFDFKDDNLFNESYKKIYDFLLKFINIPDNNKNNFNNNEQDLIKKVLENLKLSDTMTYDFFNILKYLKIKYGNIDILKRYENIGVNSKVQGKKIFEEIKKFSKLNNKVEIERKALNNKNSNLFNNRFSHIYVEKKILNNKNTLEILSKFKDVKIIEVDNYKEVFSSNNQDFHLQKLGQKLILASNKPNMIYKGAVVCESFENDNFYYTSSIINCVYDCEYCYLQGVYSSGNIVIFVEIEKVFDEVEELYKKLKSLYLCVSYDTDLLAVESICGFSEKWYHFIEDKKDLKIELRTKSGNIDKFLNLKPLNNFIIAFTLSPENLALKNEKYTASFKNRVNAIKELQEKGWKVRICIDPLIYSDNFEKNYSQMIKYLFNEIDREKIIDVSIGVFRISKEYLKKMRNQNQNSEILYYPFEYIDGVYTYSDKTKSYMINFIKEQFLKYIDEKKIYI; encoded by the coding sequence ATGTTATATATAGTAACAGCATTATATATTGAAGCAAAACCTTTGATATCATTATTTAATTTAAAAAAAGATAATACTTATACAAAATTTCAAGTATTTTCAAATAAAAATATAAAATTAATTATAAGTGGTACAGGTAAAATAAAATCTGCCACTGCTTTAACATACTTAATTTCAAATAAAGATATTAAAGAAAATGATTATATAATAAATATTGGTTTTATAGCAAGCTCAAATAATAATTCTCAATTAGGGGATATAGTATATATCTCAAAAATTCAAAATGCTTATTCAGATACAACTTTCTACCCTGAAATGATTTATAAACATAATTTCTTAGAGGGAAGTTTAACTACTTTTGATAAAATAATTGAGAATAAAATTGAAAATGTAGAATACATAGATATGGAAGCCTATGGTTTTTTCCAAACAGCTTCTATTTTTTTTAAAAAAGATAAAATTATAGTTTTAAAAATAGTATCTGATATATTGAAAGAAAATATTGAAGATAGGATTTTATTTGATTTTAAAGATGACAACTTATTTAATGAAAGTTATAAAAAAATTTATGATTTTTTATTAAAATTTATTAATATTCCAGATAATAATAAAAATAATTTTAATAATAATGAGCAAGATTTGATAAAAAAAGTATTAGAAAATTTAAAATTAAGTGATACAATGACTTATGACTTTTTTAATATACTAAAATATCTAAAAATAAAATATGGAAATATTGATATATTAAAAAGATATGAAAATATTGGAGTAAATTCAAAAGTTCAAGGAAAGAAGATTTTTGAAGAAATAAAAAAATTTAGTAAGTTAAATAATAAAGTTGAAATTGAAAGAAAAGCTTTAAATAATAAGAATTCTAACTTATTTAATAATAGATTTTCCCATATCTATGTTGAAAAGAAAATTTTAAATAATAAAAATACTTTGGAAATACTATCTAAATTTAAAGATGTAAAGATAATAGAAGTTGATAACTATAAAGAAGTATTTTCAAGTAATAATCAAGATTTTCATTTACAAAAATTAGGGCAAAAATTAATTCTTGCTTCTAATAAACCTAATATGATTTATAAAGGTGCTGTGGTTTGTGAAAGTTTTGAAAATGACAATTTTTATTACACTTCTTCTATAATAAATTGTGTTTATGACTGTGAATATTGTTATCTACAAGGGGTTTATTCTTCTGGAAATATAGTTATTTTTGTAGAGATAGAAAAAGTATTTGATGAAGTTGAAGAACTATATAAGAAATTGAAAAGTCTATATCTTTGCGTTTCTTATGATACAGATTTATTAGCAGTAGAAAGTATCTGTGGTTTTTCTGAAAAATGGTATCATTTTATTGAAGATAAAAAAGATTTAAAAATTGAACTGAGAACAAAATCTGGAAATATTGATAAATTTTTAAATTTAAAACCTTTGAATAATTTTATAATTGCTTTTACACTATCTCCTGAAAACTTAGCTTTAAAAAATGAAAAATATACAGCTAGTTTTAAAAATAGAGTAAATGCTATTAAAGAATTGCAAGAAAAAGGTTGGAAAGTTAGAATTTGCATAGACCCTTTGATATATAGTGATAATTTTGAAAAAAATTATAGTCAAATGATAAAGTATTTATTTAATGAAATAGATAGAGAAAAAATTATTGATGTGAGTATAGGAGTATTTAGGATTTCAAAAGAATATTTAAAAAAGATGAGAAACCAAAACCAAAATTCAGAAATTTTATACTATCCTTTTGAATATATTGACGGAGTTTACACATATTCTGATAAAACAAAATCATATATGATAAACTTTATTAAAGAACAATTTTTAAAATATATTGATGAGAAGAAAATTTATATTTGA
- a CDS encoding SDR family oxidoreductase, producing the protein MKIALITGATSGIGYEISKRLLKMNYTVYGIGRNFIKNNKNIFNEYENFIPVTCDLSKLDDLEKTLHSLKKIKFDLIVNSAGVGYFGLHEEMNISKIKNMITINLQAPLVITQYFLRTLKENRGIIINISSVTANKESPLASVYSATKAGLSQFSKSLFEEVRKNDVKVITIYPDMTKTNFYKNNTYFECDDDEKAYIKMEDIGNTIEFILNQNENIVFTDITIKPQRHKIKKIKRKE; encoded by the coding sequence ATGAAAATTGCTTTAATTACAGGTGCTACTTCTGGTATAGGCTATGAAATATCAAAAAGATTATTAAAAATGAATTACACTGTCTATGGTATTGGTAGAAATTTTATAAAAAATAATAAGAATATTTTTAATGAATATGAAAATTTTATTCCTGTTACTTGTGATTTATCTAAACTTGATGATTTAGAAAAAACATTGCACTCCTTAAAAAAGATAAAATTTGATTTAATAGTAAATTCTGCTGGTGTAGGATATTTTGGTTTGCATGAAGAAATGAATATATCAAAAATTAAAAATATGATAACAATTAATTTACAAGCACCTCTTGTAATTACACAATATTTTTTAAGGACATTAAAAGAAAATAGAGGTATAATAATAAATATTTCATCAGTTACTGCAAATAAAGAAAGTCCTTTGGCTTCTGTTTATTCTGCAACAAAAGCAGGACTTAGTCAATTTTCAAAAAGTTTATTTGAAGAAGTTAGAAAAAATGATGTCAAAGTTATAACTATTTATCCAGATATGACTAAGACAAATTTTTATAAAAATAACACTTATTTTGAATGTGATGATGATGAAAAAGCATATATAAAAATGGAAGATATAGGAAATACAATAGAGTTTATTTTAAATCAAAATGAAAATATTGTTTTCACAGATATTACAATAAAGCCACAAAGACATAAGATAAAAAAAATAAAAAGAAAGGAATAA
- a CDS encoding MBL fold metallo-hydrolase, with translation MKISILGSGSAGNSTFVEIEDYKLLVDTGFSCKKTEEKLEKIGKKLSDISAILITHEHSDHINGAGVIARKYNIPIYITPESYRAGAIKLGQIDKSLLNFIDGDFILNDKVKVSPFDVMHDAERTIGFKLETQLNKKIAISTDIGYITNIVREYFKDVDAMVIESNYDFNTLMNCQYPWNLKERVKSRNGHLSNNECAKFIKEMYTNKLKKVFLAHVSKDSNNISLIKETLEDEFIGMIRKPNCEITTQENVTKLFDIDE, from the coding sequence ATGAAAATTTCAATTCTAGGAAGTGGAAGTGCTGGAAATTCAACTTTTGTAGAAATAGAAGACTATAAACTTTTGGTAGATACAGGTTTCAGTTGTAAAAAAACTGAGGAAAAATTAGAAAAGATTGGAAAGAAATTATCAGATATTTCAGCAATTTTAATAACTCATGAGCATAGTGACCATATAAATGGAGCAGGAGTTATAGCAAGAAAATATAATATTCCAATCTATATTACTCCTGAAAGTTATAGAGCAGGAGCTATAAAATTGGGACAAATAGATAAATCCTTATTAAATTTCATTGATGGTGATTTTATTCTTAATGATAAAGTAAAAGTTTCTCCATTTGATGTTATGCATGATGCTGAAAGAACTATTGGTTTTAAATTAGAAACTCAGCTCAATAAAAAAATTGCAATATCAACTGATATAGGTTATATAACAAATATAGTTAGAGAATATTTTAAAGATGTAGATGCTATGGTTATTGAAAGTAACTATGATTTTAACACTCTTATGAATTGCCAATATCCTTGGAATTTAAAAGAAAGGGTTAAAAGTAGAAATGGACATCTTTCAAATAATGAATGTGCTAAATTTATCAAAGAGATGTATACAAATAAATTAAAAAAAGTATTCTTAGCTCATGTAAGTAAAGATAGCAACAATATTTCTTTAATAAAAGAAACTCTTGAAGATGAATTTATTGGAATGATTAGAAAGCCTAACTGTGAGATAACAACACAAGAGAATGTAACAAAACTATTTGACATAGATGAATAG
- a CDS encoding uracil-DNA glycosylase: MDEISELWEDLKFEAGSIGNELLPKDRQEVYIGMGDRNADVLFIGNDPKLYLAEDYKVEPQSSGAFLIRLLDVVEYLPETYYITTLSKREIKIKNFNEEERKKLIDLLFMQILLISPKIVVFLGKEVAQLVENKEIDFDTERGKFKKWRGDIETYLTYDVETVIKARNDSGKKAVVALNFFNDIKNVKERLNYYE, translated from the coding sequence ATGGACGAAATATCAGAATTATGGGAAGATTTAAAGTTTGAAGCTGGTAGCATAGGGAATGAACTATTGCCAAAAGATAGACAAGAAGTATATATTGGAATGGGAGATAGAAATGCAGATGTTCTATTTATAGGAAATGATCCAAAACTCTATTTAGCAGAAGACTACAAAGTTGAGCCTCAATCAAGTGGAGCATTTTTAATAAGACTTTTAGATGTTGTTGAATATTTACCTGAAACATATTATATAACTACACTTAGTAAAAGAGAAATAAAAATAAAAAATTTTAATGAAGAAGAAAGAAAAAAATTAATAGATTTACTTTTTATGCAAATTTTATTAATTTCTCCAAAAATTGTTGTCTTTCTTGGAAAAGAAGTTGCTCAATTAGTTGAAAATAAAGAAATTGATTTTGACACTGAAAGAGGAAAATTTAAAAAATGGAGAGGAGATATTGAAACTTATTTAACTTATGATGTTGAAACTGTTATCAAAGCTAGAAATGATAGTGGTAAAAAAGCTGTTGTTGCTCTTAATTTTTTTAATGATATAAAAAATGTAAAAGAAAGGTTAAATTATTATGAATAA
- a CDS encoding 5-formyltetrahydrofolate cyclo-ligase, producing MNKKEARTLIKEKRMKLSQAYIDVASEKIFEKLLQNEDFKNAKAVMSYMDFKNEVKTDKINDFIKNSGKILVLPKVIDKETMIAIEDKNQYIISPFGNKEPNGEEYRGNIDVIITPGVAFDRNKNRVGFGRGYYDRFFLKYPNAKKIAIAFEEQIINEGIETDKYDKKVDILITENNIIK from the coding sequence ATGAATAAAAAGGAAGCTAGAACTTTAATTAAAGAAAAAAGAATGAAGTTATCCCAAGCATATATTGATGTTGCTAGTGAAAAAATATTTGAAAAATTACTACAAAATGAAGATTTTAAAAATGCAAAAGCTGTTATGAGCTATATGGATTTTAAAAATGAAGTTAAGACAGATAAAATAAATGATTTTATAAAAAATTCTGGGAAAATATTAGTTTTACCAAAAGTTATAGATAAAGAAACTATGATTGCAATAGAAGATAAAAATCAATATATTATAAGCCCTTTTGGAAATAAAGAACCTAATGGAGAAGAATATAGAGGAAATATTGATGTGATTATCACACCAGGAGTTGCTTTTGATAGAAATAAAAATAGAGTAGGCTTTGGTAGAGGATATTATGATAGATTTTTTCTAAAATATCCTAATGCTAAAAAGATTGCAATAGCTTTTGAAGAACAAATTATTAATGAAGGCATTGAAACTGATAAATATGATAAAAAAGTAGATATTCTAATAACTGAAAATAACATAATTAAGTAA
- a CDS encoding KpsF/GutQ family sugar-phosphate isomerase — MLDTEIIEIAKNIYNTEIKSLELRMNKLSENFVKVVRKIYDCKGKVVVTGIGKTGIIGKKISATFASTGTTSIFMNSTEGLHGDLGIINPEDIVLAISNSGESDEILAIIPAIKNIGAYIIAMTGNINSRLAKASDLYINTHVEEEGCPINLAPMSSTTNALVMGDALAGCLMKLRNFSPQNFAMYHPGGSLGRKLLTRVGNLMKTGEALALCKANTSMEDIVILMSEKKLGVVCVMNDENNVLVGIITEGDIRRALRHKEEFFKLKAKDIMTTNYTKVDKEEMATQALSIMEDRPHQINVLPVFDKDEFVGVIRIHDLLKVR; from the coding sequence ATGTTAGATACAGAAATTATAGAAATTGCCAAAAATATTTATAACACTGAAATTAAATCATTAGAATTGAGAATGAATAAATTATCAGAAAATTTTGTTAAAGTAGTAAGAAAAATATATGATTGTAAAGGAAAAGTTGTAGTTACAGGTATAGGAAAAACAGGAATAATTGGTAAAAAAATATCTGCAACTTTTGCTTCAACTGGAACAACAAGTATTTTTATGAATTCAACAGAGGGCTTACATGGAGATTTAGGAATTATTAATCCAGAAGACATAGTTTTAGCTATTTCAAATAGTGGAGAAAGCGATGAAATTCTTGCAATAATACCAGCAATAAAAAATATAGGTGCATATATAATTGCAATGACAGGAAATATTAATTCAAGACTTGCAAAGGCTTCTGACTTGTATATAAATACCCATGTAGAAGAAGAAGGTTGTCCTATAAATCTTGCACCAATGTCATCTACAACAAATGCTCTTGTAATGGGGGATGCTCTTGCAGGCTGTCTTATGAAACTTAGAAATTTTTCTCCACAAAATTTTGCTATGTATCACCCTGGGGGAAGTTTGGGAAGAAAATTACTAACAAGAGTTGGGAATTTAATGAAAACTGGGGAAGCTCTTGCTCTTTGTAAAGCTAATACAAGTATGGAAGATATTGTAATTCTAATGAGTGAAAAAAAATTAGGTGTTGTCTGTGTAATGAACGATGAAAATAATGTATTAGTTGGAATTATCACTGAGGGGGATATTAGAAGAGCTTTAAGACATAAAGAAGAATTTTTTAAATTAAAAGCCAAAGATATAATGACAACAAATTATACTAAGGTTGATAAAGAAGAAATGGCAACACAAGCTCTATCAATTATGGAAGATAGACCTCATCAGATTAATGTTCTTCCTGTATTTGATAAAGATGAGTTTGTAGGAGTTATCAGAATACATGATTTATTGAAAGTTAGGTAA
- a CDS encoding NAD(P)/FAD-dependent oxidoreductase codes for MKVNISNIIVSINKNQEKEIYRELEKNGISRDNIENLKYLKKSIDSRKKNDIKFIYTLEISLKKNINLEKYSKLSLAKDEIYDKRMPLYPKREIAVVGTGPAGLFSALRLAELGYIPIVFERGEEVDKRNITTDNFIKTNILNPNSNIQFGEGGAGTYSDGKLNTRIKSEYIEKVFKEFIECGAQEEIFWNYKPHIGTDVLRVVVKNLREKIKSLGGKFYFNSLVEDIEVKNNEIKALKILEVDSQKRYTYDIDKVIFAIGHSSRDTYKMLHSRGVAMENKPFAIGVRIEHLRKDIDKMQYGEAVSNPLLEAATYNMAFNNKKETRGTFSFCMCPGGEIVNASSELGASLVNGMSYSTRSGKFSNSAIVVGISEKDYGNQIFSGMYLQEKLEKKNYEIVGTYGAIYQNIVDFMKCKKTTFEIESSYKMKLFSYDINNFFPDYITRNLQSAFENWSKNNLFISERVNLIGPETRTSAPIKILRDLKGESISIKGLFPIGEGAGYAGGIMSAAVDGIKIVDLAFSKKIV; via the coding sequence ATGAAAGTTAATATTAGCAATATAATAGTATCAATTAATAAAAACCAAGAGAAAGAGATATATAGAGAATTAGAAAAAAATGGAATTTCTAGGGATAATATAGAAAATCTAAAATATTTAAAAAAATCCATTGACAGTAGAAAGAAAAATGATATTAAATTTATCTATACTTTGGAAATTAGTTTAAAGAAAAATATAAATTTAGAAAAATATTCTAAGTTAAGTTTAGCAAAAGATGAAATTTATGATAAGAGAATGCCACTTTATCCTAAAAGAGAAATTGCTGTTGTGGGGACAGGACCTGCTGGGCTTTTTTCAGCTTTAAGATTGGCAGAATTAGGATATATCCCCATTGTTTTTGAAAGAGGAGAAGAAGTAGATAAAAGAAATATTACAACAGATAATTTTATAAAGACTAATATTCTTAATCCTAATTCAAATATACAATTTGGAGAAGGTGGAGCAGGTACATATTCTGATGGGAAATTAAATACTAGAATTAAAAGTGAATATATAGAAAAAGTTTTTAAAGAATTTATAGAATGTGGTGCTCAAGAGGAAATTTTTTGGAACTACAAGCCACATATTGGAACTGATGTATTAAGGGTAGTAGTTAAAAATTTAAGAGAAAAAATCAAGTCTTTGGGTGGAAAATTTTATTTTAACTCACTTGTTGAAGATATAGAAGTAAAAAATAATGAGATTAAAGCCTTAAAAATTTTAGAAGTTGATAGCCAAAAAAGATATACTTATGATATAGATAAGGTTATTTTTGCTATTGGACATTCATCAAGGGATACATATAAAATGTTACATTCAAGAGGTGTTGCTATGGAAAATAAACCTTTTGCTATTGGAGTTAGAATTGAGCATTTAAGAAAAGATATAGATAAAATGCAATATGGTGAAGCTGTTTCAAATCCACTTTTAGAAGCTGCAACCTATAATATGGCTTTTAATAATAAAAAAGAAACAAGAGGAACCTTTTCATTTTGTATGTGTCCAGGTGGAGAAATTGTAAATGCTTCTTCTGAATTAGGAGCTTCTCTTGTCAATGGTATGAGTTATTCTACAAGAAGTGGGAAATTTTCAAATTCTGCAATAGTGGTTGGAATATCTGAAAAAGATTATGGAAATCAAATTTTTTCTGGAATGTATTTGCAAGAAAAATTAGAGAAAAAGAATTATGAAATTGTTGGAACTTATGGAGCTATTTATCAAAATATAGTAGACTTTATGAAATGTAAAAAAACTACTTTTGAAATTGAAAGTAGTTATAAGATGAAATTATTTTCTTATGATATAAATAATTTTTTCCCAGATTATATAACTAGAAATCTTCAATCTGCTTTTGAAAATTGGAGTAAAAATAATCTTTTTATTTCAGAGAGAGTAAATTTAATAGGACCTGAAACTAGAACTTCTGCTCCTATTAAAATTTTAAGAGATTTAAAAGGAGAGTCAATTTCAATTAAAGGATTATTTCCCATTGGAGAAGGAGCAGGTTATGCAGGTGGAATTATGAGTGCTGCTGTTGATGGAATTAAAATTGTAGATTTAGCTTTTAGTAAGAAAATAGTTTAA
- a CDS encoding NAD(P)H-dependent glycerol-3-phosphate dehydrogenase yields MAKISVIGSGGWGIALTILLHKNGHDLTIWSFDKKEAEELKKTRQNKTKLPNILLPEDVKVTDDLKEAVDDKDILILAVPSKAIRSVSKSLKNIIKDNQIVVNVAKGLEEDTLETMTDIIEEELKDKNPKVAVLSGPSHAEEVGGGIPTTCVVSAHNKELTLYLQNIFMNPSFRVYTSPDMLGVEIGGALKNVIALAAGIADGLNYGDNTKAALITRGIKEIASLGVAMGGEQSTFYGLTGLGDLIVTCASMHSRNRKAGILLGQGKTLDEAIKEVNMVVEGVYSAKSALMAAKKYNVEIPIIEQVNAVLFENKNAAEAVNELMIRDKKLEIQSW; encoded by the coding sequence ATGGCAAAAATATCTGTTATTGGTTCAGGAGGTTGGGGAATAGCATTAACTATTCTATTGCATAAAAATGGACATGACTTAACGATATGGTCTTTTGATAAAAAAGAAGCAGAAGAATTAAAAAAAACTAGACAAAATAAAACTAAATTACCTAATATATTACTTCCAGAAGATGTAAAGGTAACTGATGATTTAAAAGAAGCAGTTGATGATAAAGATATTTTGATACTTGCTGTTCCATCAAAAGCAATAAGATCTGTATCAAAATCCTTAAAAAATATTATTAAAGATAATCAAATTGTTGTCAATGTTGCAAAAGGATTAGAAGAAGATACATTGGAAACTATGACAGATATTATTGAAGAGGAATTAAAAGATAAAAATCCAAAAGTGGCAGTTCTATCTGGTCCTAGTCATGCAGAAGAAGTTGGTGGAGGAATACCTACTACTTGTGTAGTATCTGCCCACAATAAAGAACTTACACTGTATTTACAAAATATTTTTATGAACCCTAGTTTTAGAGTTTATACAAGTCCTGATATGTTAGGAGTAGAAATTGGAGGAGCTTTAAAAAATGTTATTGCCCTTGCTGCTGGGATAGCTGATGGATTAAATTATGGAGATAATACAAAAGCTGCTCTTATAACTCGTGGAATAAAAGAAATTGCTTCATTAGGTGTTGCAATGGGTGGAGAACAATCTACATTTTATGGTTTGACTGGTTTAGGAGATTTAATTGTTACATGTGCAAGTATGCACAGTAGAAATAGAAAAGCAGGTATCTTATTAGGACAAGGAAAAACACTAGATGAAGCTATAAAAGAAGTTAATATGGTAGTTGAAGGTGTTTATAGTGCTAAATCTGCTTTAATGGCTGCTAAAAAATATAATGTGGAGATACCTATAATTGAGCAAGTTAATGCAGTCTTATTTGAAAATAAAAATGCAGCAGAAGCCGTTAATGAACTTATGATTAGAGATAAAAAATTAGAAATTCAATCTTGGTAG
- a CDS encoding PSP1 domain-containing protein, with product MENIVNNINTEVTNTNPERLHTVLIVSFETTKKRYYFEVLGNKRFKKNDRVIVETIRGTELGIASNDPIQMKEKDLVLPIKPVLKLANEKEIEIYNLQRKEADDAFIVCKEKIQDHQLEMKLVACEYTFDKSKLIFYFTANGRIDFRELVKDLAVLFKTRIELRQIGVRDEARILGNIGPCGKELCCKTFINKFDSVSVKMARDQGLVINPTKISGVCGRLLCCINYEYTQYEEALKDFPAVNQIVKTDIGEGKVVSISPLNNFLYVDVEDKGISRFDIKDIKFNRKEASILKNMKTEEEIENKILEKE from the coding sequence ATGGAAAATATTGTAAATAATATAAATACAGAAGTTACAAATACAAATCCAGAGAGATTACACACAGTTTTGATTGTTAGCTTTGAAACAACTAAGAAAAGGTATTATTTTGAAGTACTTGGTAATAAAAGATTTAAAAAAAATGATAGAGTAATAGTAGAAACTATAAGAGGTACAGAATTGGGGATAGCCTCAAATGATCCTATACAGATGAAAGAAAAAGATTTAGTTTTACCTATAAAACCTGTCTTAAAATTAGCAAATGAAAAAGAGATTGAAATTTATAATTTACAAAGAAAAGAAGCAGATGATGCCTTTATAGTTTGTAAAGAAAAAATTCAAGATCATCAACTTGAAATGAAATTAGTTGCTTGTGAATATACTTTTGATAAGTCAAAATTAATTTTTTATTTTACTGCTAATGGTAGAATAGATTTTAGAGAACTTGTAAAAGATTTAGCTGTCCTTTTTAAAACTAGAATAGAACTAAGGCAAATAGGGGTTAGAGATGAAGCTAGAATTTTAGGCAATATTGGTCCTTGTGGGAAAGAATTATGTTGTAAAACTTTCATAAATAAGTTTGATTCTGTATCTGTTAAAATGGCAAGAGACCAAGGACTTGTAATTAATCCTACTAAAATATCTGGAGTTTGTGGTAGACTTTTATGTTGTATAAACTATGAATATACCCAATATGAAGAAGCACTTAAAGATTTCCCTGCTGTCAATCAAATAGTAAAAACTGATATAGGAGAAGGAAAGGTTGTTAGTATAAGCCCTCTTAATAATTTTCTTTATGTTGATGTAGAAGATAAAGGTATTTCAAGATTTGATATTAAAGACATTAAATTTAATAGAAAAGAAGCAAGTATCTTAAAAAATATGAAAACAGAAGAAGAAATAGAAAATAAGATTTTAGAGAAAGAGTAG
- the radC gene encoding RadC family protein has translation MSEKDNQGHRERIREKFFNNGIDGFAEYEILELLLTYCIPRKDTKSIAKELLNKFKTLDNVFKADFDKLFAIDGLGKNSIAFLKLIGELPSIIYKDELKNKKLINKETLKISNKDILLKYLRNKIGYEEIEKFYVIYLSSSNEVIEFEENSTGTLDRSSVYPREIYKRVINLNAKSIILAHNHPSDNITPSKSDIELTNEIAKGLKNFGALLIEHIIITKNSYFSFLEEGLI, from the coding sequence ATGAGTGAAAAAGATAATCAAGGACATAGAGAAAGAATTAGAGAAAAATTTTTTAATAATGGAATTGATGGCTTTGCAGAATATGAAATCTTAGAATTGTTACTTACTTATTGTATTCCAAGAAAAGATACTAAGTCAATAGCCAAAGAGCTTCTAAATAAATTTAAGACCTTAGACAATGTATTCAAAGCAGACTTTGATAAGTTGTTTGCTATTGATGGCTTAGGAAAAAATAGTATAGCTTTTCTGAAATTAATAGGTGAATTGCCAAGTATTATATATAAAGATGAATTAAAAAATAAAAAATTAATAAATAAGGAAACATTAAAAATTTCAAATAAAGATATTTTATTAAAATATTTAAGAAATAAAATAGGATATGAAGAAATTGAAAAGTTTTATGTGATTTATTTATCAAGTTCTAATGAAGTTATTGAATTTGAAGAAAATTCTACTGGGACATTAGACAGAAGTTCAGTATACCCAAGAGAAATATATAAAAGAGTTATAAATTTGAATGCTAAATCAATAATTTTAGCACATAATCACCCTTCTGATAATATCACTCCTTCCAAAAGTGATATTGAGCTAACAAATGAAATAGCAAAGGGACTTAAAAATTTTGGAGCATTATTAATAGAACATATAATAATAACAAAAAATTCCTATTTCAGTTTTTTGGAAGAAGGATTAATATAG